The following coding sequences are from one Gossypium hirsutum isolate 1008001.06 chromosome A12, Gossypium_hirsutum_v2.1, whole genome shotgun sequence window:
- the LOC107944568 gene encoding ATP-dependent helicase BRM isoform X1 — MHSGSGGGGGLSRNPGVGPVGRAASTSSAASPSSSSSAVSTPHLGFDSVQQQQQQQQQQSQKQQQQIASRQSLQQQLLRKPEGNEANLAYQASGLQGLMGGSNFPSSPGSMQPPQMSRRFFDLPQQHASVQDSQNRSQGVEQQMTSSAQQAYYQFAYQASQQQKALLAQQQAKMAMLGSASVKDQDMRTGNLKMQELISMQAANQAQASSSKNASEQLGCAEKQMEQGSRSASEHKPPAQATVIGQLMPGNVLRAMQTQQSPQTVQNMGNNQVAMAAQLQAWALERNIDLLQPANANLMAQLIPLMQSRMAAQQKINERNMGTQSSPIPVAKQQITSPSVPSESSPRGNSSNDISGMSGFAKTRPMAPPNTIGSTSSVGVINSANNVSMQQLAIHGLDNQVLPRQSVGHGNGMPPMHPPQVSANVSQSIDPSLPAKNSSGGIETVQMQHMKHFNRSSLQPAAPGNDGGSVNNVPSQGGAATQMPQQRFGFTKQQLHVLKAQILAFRRLKKGERTLPQELLRAIVPPPLEVQQMQLPPLGGNNQDRDGGKNIEDQAKQVESKEKVAQAEQSTKGQNITKDEAYVGDDRATESTAHMQGASAMAKDPSILPAGKEEQQSSVFSVKSDQEVERGLPKAPVRSDFSADRGKAVSPQVAASDGGQVKKPVQANSAPQLKDPASARKYHGPLFDFPFFTRKHESYGSAMPNSNNNLTLAYDVKDLLFEEGMEVLSKKRSENLRKIGNLLAVNMETKRIRPDLVLRLQIEEKKLRLKDLQARLRDEVDQQQQEIMAMPDRPYRKFVRLCERQRIELARHVQSTQKALREKQLKSIFQWRKKLLEAHWAIRDARTARNRGVAKYHERMLREFSKRKDDDRNKRMEALKNNDVERYREMLIEQQTNIPGDAAERYEVLSSFLTQTEEYLQKLGSKITAAKNQQEVADAANAAAVAARLQGLSEEEVRVAAACAGEEVMIRNRFMEMNAPREGSSVSNHSSAVLVINRYYNLAHAVNEKIIRQPSILRAGTLRDYQLVGLQWMLSLYNNKLNGILADEMGLGKTVQVMALIAYLMEFKGNYGPHLIIVPNAVLVNWKSELHNWLPSVSCIYYVGGKEQRSKLFSQEVLAMKFNVLVTTYEFIMYDRSKLSKIDWKYIIIDEAQRMKDRESVLARDLDRYRCQRRLLLTGTPLQNDLKELWSLLNLLLPEVFDNRKAFHDWFSQPFQREPTHNAEDDWLETEKKVIIIHRLHQILEPFMLRRRVEDVEGSLPPKVSIVLKCRMSAIQSAIYDWIKSTGTLRVDPEDEKRKVQKNPIYQAKVYKTLNNRCMELRKTCNHPLLNYPYFNDFSKDFLVRSCGKLWILDRILIKLQRTGHRVLLFSTMTKLLDILEEYLQWRRLIYRRIDGTTSLEDRESAIVDFNSPHSECFIFLLSIRAAGRGLNLQSADTVVIYDPDPNPKNEEQAVARAHRIGQTREVKVIYMEAVVDKISSQQKEDELRSGGTVDFEDDFAGKDRYMGSIESLIRNNIQQYKIDMADEVINAGRFDQRTTHEERRMTLETLLHDEERYQETVHDVPSLHQVNRMIARSEEEVELFDQMDEELDWTEEMTCHEQVPKWLRASVREVNAAVATLSKKPSKNILFTAGGGTESKETDTERKMGRPKKKIPSYKEIDETGEFSEASSDERNGYSVNEEEGEIGEFEDDEFSGAVGAPPVNNDQSEEDGALGDDGYEDAQASEHIRNNHLLEEGGSSGSSLDSRRPTQMVSPISPQKFGSLSALDARPGSAARRLSDDLEEGEIAGSGDSHMDHQQSESWNHDRDEGEDEQVVQPKIKRKRSIRVRPRQTVERVEEKSATGVPLLQRGGSSLLPFQLDQKYQSQLRTDTERKPTCERNAFRHDPNDSSSKSRRNLPPRKIANTSKLHASVKPGRMNSMSAPSEDAGKPSRESWDSKLVNTCGSSNFGAMMSDVIQRKCKNVISKLQRRIDKEGQHIVPLLTDLWKRIENSGYAGGSGSNQLDFRKIDQRVDRLEYGGVMELISDVQLVLKSAMHFYGFSHEVRSEAKKVHDLFFDLLKMVFTDTDFQEARNSLSFFSPASTSTSGPSSRQVAVGKRQKQMTDVESDSGLTQKSLQQRGPTHTGEETRIRVQLPQKESRLGSGSTREPYQQGDSLPTHPGELVTCKKKRKDREKSMVKPRTGSVGPISSPSIVRNIRSPTAGSVSKDVRPTQQTTHQPWPNQPAHLSNGSSGSVGWANPVKKLRTDTATGSETCHNFYIGSK; from the exons ATGCATTCTGGTAGTGGTGGTGGAGGTGGGCTCAGCCGGAACCCAGGTGTGGGCCCGGTGGGTCGGGCGGCATCTACATCGTCCGCAGCTTCGCCATCTTCTTCGTCGTCGGCCGTTTCGACCCCACACTTGGGTTTTGATTCGgtacagcagcagcagcagcagcaacaacaacaaaGTCAGAAACAACAGCAGCAAATTGCGTCTAGGCAG TCATTACAACAACAATTACTTAGAAAACCCGAAGGAAATGAAGCTAACCTAGCATATCAAGCCAGTGGCCTGCAAGGTCTGATGGGAGGTAGCAATTTTCCTTCATCTCCAGGCTCCATGCAACCGCCGCAAATGTCCAGGAGGTTCTTTGATCTGCCTCAACAGCATGCTTCTGTGCAGGACAGCCAGAATAGGAGTCAAGGTGTTGAGCAACAAATGACGAGTTCTGCTCAGCAAGCTTATTATCAGTTTGCTTACCAGGCTTCTCAGCAACAGAAGGCACTTTTGGCACAGCAGCAAGCTAAGATGGCGATGTTGGGCTCTGCATCTGTTAAGGATCAGGACATGCGAACTGGAAACTTAAAAATGCAGGAACTTATCTCCATGCAGGCTGCTAATCAGGCTCAGGCATCATCCTCTAAGAACGCATCTGAGCAGCTTGGTTGTGCTGAAAAGCAGATGGAGCAAGGATCAAGGTCTGCTTCTGAGCACAAGCCACCTGCCCAGGCAACAGTTATTGGACAATTAATGCCTGGGAATGTTTTAAGGGCCATGCAGACACAACAATCTCCGCAGACTGTTCAAAACATGGGAAACAATCAAGTTGCTATGGCTGCACAGTTGCAGGCGTGGGCACTTGAGCGTAATATTGATCTGTTGCAACCTGCAAACGCCAACTTGATGGCACAGCTCATTCCACTAATGCAGAGTAGGATGGCTGCCCagcaaaaaataaatgaaaggaaTATGGGTACTCAGTCATCACCAATACCTGTGGCCAAGCAGCAAATCACTTCTCCATCAGTTCCAAGTGAGAGTTCTCCCCGTGGTAACTCATCAAACGATATATCTGGCATGTCTGGCTTTGCCAAAACTAGGCCGATGGCTCCACCAAACACTATTGGGTCAACTTCCAGTGTTGGGGTGATTAACAGTGCTAACAATGTTTCAATGCAGCAGTTAGCAATTCATGGCCTAGATAATCAAGTGCTTCCCAGACAGTCAGTTGGGCATGGAAATGGGATGCCTCCTATGCATCCTCCACAAGTATCTGCAAATGTTAGCCAGAGTATTGATCCATCCTTGCCAGCAAAAAATTCATCAGGTGGCATAGAAACAGTGCAAATGCAGCATATGAAACACTTCAATCGATCTTCTCTTCAGCCTGCTGCACCTGGTAATGATGGGGGATCTGTTAACAATGTACCATCACAAGGGGGAGCTGCTACCCAGATGCCACAGCAGCGTTTTGGTTTCACTAAACAACAACTTCATGTTCTCAAAGCACAAATACTAGCATTTAGGCGCCTGAAG AAAGGAGAACGTACACTTCCACAAGAGCTTCTTCGAGCCATTGTTCCCCCACCACTTGAGGTGCAGCAGATGCAGTTACCTCCTTTAGGTGGAAATAACCAGGACAGAGATGGTGGAAAGAATATAGAAGATCAAGCGAAGCAGGTGGAGTCAAAGGAGAAGGTTGCACAGGCTGAGCAATCTACCAAAGGACAGAATATTACTAAAGATGAAGCTTATGTGGGAGATGATAGAGCAACTGAATCAACAGCTCATATGCAAGGTGCGTCGGCTATGGCCAAGGATCCATCTATATTACCTGCTGGAAAAGAAGAGCAGCAAAGTTCTGTCTTTTCTGTCAAGTCAGACCAAGAAGTAGAACGTGGTCTTCCGAAAGCTCCAGTTAGAAGTGATTTTAGTGCAGACAGGGGAAAGGCTGTTTCACCACAAGTTGCGGCATCTGATGGAGGGCAAGTTAAGAAACCCGTGCAGGCAAACTCTGCCCCCCAGCTAAAGGATCCTGCCTCTGCCAGAAAGTATCATGGTCCACTCTTTGATTTCCCCTTCTTCACTAGGAAACATGAATCATATGGCTCTGCAATGCCTAACAGCAATAATAATTTAACTTTGGCGTATGATGTCAAAGATCTCCTCTTTGAGGAAGGCATGGAAGTCCTCAGCAAGAAACGATCAGAGAATTTGAGGAAGATTGGTAACTTACTAGCAGTAAATATGGAGACAAAAAGGATTAGGCCGGATCTTGTTCTGCGACtgcaaattgaagaaaaaaagctGCGACTTAAAGATCTGCAGGCTCGTTTAAGGGATGAAGTTGACCAGCAGCAACAAGAGATAATGGCGATGCCTGACAGACCGTACAGAAAATTTGTCCGCCTATGTGAGCGTCAGCGTATTGAGCTGGCGAGACATGTACAATCCACTCAGAAGGCCTTAAGAGAGAAGCAGTTGAAATCCATCTTTCAGTGGCGTAAGAAGCTCCTGGAAGCTCATTGGGCTATCCGTGATGCACGAACTGCTCGTAATAGGGGAGTTGCCAAGTACCATGAAAGAATGTTACGAGAGTTTTCAAAGAGGAAAGATGATGATAGAAATAAAAGGATGGAAGCCTTGAAAAATAATGATGTTGAAAGGTACCGGGAGATGTTGATTGAGCAGCAGACAAATATCCCTGGAGATGCTGCAGAGAGATATGAAGTTCTTTCATCATTCTTGACTCAGACTGAAGAATATCTTCAAAAACTGGGAAGTAAGATTACAGCTGCCAAGAATCAGCAGGAAGTAGCTGATGCAGCAAATGCTGCTGCTGTTGCTGCACGGTTGCAG GGCCTATCAGAAGAAGAAGTTAGGGTTGCTGCAGCTTGTGCTGGGGAGGAAGTAATGATAAGAAATCGGTTTATGGAAATGAATGCACCCAGGGAAGGTTCATCTGTTAGCAA tcatTCTTCAGCTGTCCTGGTCATCAACAGGTATTATAATCTTGCTCATGCTGTCAATGAAAAGATCATAAGGCAGCCATCAATTCTACGAGCTGGAACATTACGAGACTATCAGCTT GTTGGTTTGCAGTGGATGCTTTCTttgtataataataaactaaatggTATCTTGGCTGATGAGATGGGTCTTGGGAAAACTGTTCAG GTTATGGCATTGATTGCTTATTTGATGGAATTTAAAGGAAACTATGGCCCGCATCTTATAATTGTCCCAAATGCTGTTCTAGTAAATTGGAAG AGTGAGCTCCACAATTGGCTGCCATCTGTGTCATGTATCTATTATGTCGGAGGAAAAGAACAAcgttcaaaattattttctcaa GAGGTTCTGGCAATGAAATTTAATGTCCTTGTGACAACTTATGAATTCATCATGTATGACCGGTCAAAACTTTCTAAAATTGATTGGAAGTACATCATAATTGATGAAGCACAGCGAATGAAAGACCGGGAATCTGTTTTAGCTCGTGATCTTGATAGGTACCGCTGCCAAAGGCGTTTACTGCTTACTGGGACACCATTACAG AATGACTTGAAAGAACTCTGGTCATTGTTAAATCTTCTCCTTCCTGAAGTGTTTGATAATCGCAAGGCGTTTCATGATTGGTTTTCACAACCATTTCAAAGGGAACCTACACATAATGCAGAAGATGATTGGCTTGAGACAGAGAAGAAGGTTATCATCATCCATCGGCTTCATCAAATTCTAGAGCCCTTTATGCTTAGACGTCGTGTTGAAGATGTGGAAGGTTCACTTCCTCCAAAG GTCTCAATAGTTTTAAAATGCAGAATGTCAGCTATTCAGAGTGCCATTTATGATTGGATAAAATCAACTGGGACTCTTCGAGTTGATCCAGAAGATGAGAAGCGCAAGGTTCAAAAAAATCCAATATACCAGGCTAAGGTGTATAAAACTTTAAATAACCGGTGTATGGAGCTTCGGAAGACTTGTAATCATCCTTTGCTTAATTACCCATATTTCAATGACTTCTCCAAAGATTTCCTTGTAAGATCTTGTGGGAAATTGTGGATCCTAGACAGAATCCTAATAAAACTGCAGAGAACCGGGCATCGGGTATTACTATTTAGTACCATGACGAAGCTTCTGGATATCTTGGAGGAATACTTGCAGTGGAGGAGGCTTATCTACAGACGTATTGATGGAACAACTAGTTTGGAAGATCGAGAATCAGCTATTGTTGACTTCAATAGCCCGCACTCTGAGTGCTTCATATTCTTACTAAGTATTCGTGCTGCTGGACGTGGTCTAAATCTTCAATCTGCTGACACTGTAGTGATCTATGATCCTGATCCAAATCCTAAAAATGAGGAACAGGCAGTTGCTAGAGCTCACCGAATTGGACAAACAAGGGAAGTCAAAGTAATTTACATGGAAGCAGTTGTTGACAAAATCTCTAGTCAGCAGAAGGAGGATGAATTAAGGAGTGGAGGTACAGTTGATTTTGAGGATGATTTTGCTGGTAAGGATAGATATATGGGATCCATTGAGAGCCTCATAAGGAATAACATTCAACAGTATAAAATTGACATGGCCGATGAAGTAATCAATGCTGGACGTTTTGACCAGAGAACAACACATGAAGAGAGACGCATGACTTTGGAAACATTGTTGCATGATGAGGAGAGGTATCAAGAAACTGTCCATGATGTTCCCTCATTGCATCAGGTAAATCGCATGATAGCAAGAAGTGAGGAAGAAGTTGAGCTGTTTGATCAAATGGATGAAGAACTGGATTGGACTGAGGAGATGACTTGTCATGAACAGGTACCTAAGTGGCTTCGAGCCAGTGTAAGAGAAGTAAATGCTGCTGTAGCTACTTTATCAAAAAAGCCATCAAAGAACATTTTATTTACTGCTGGTGGCGGTACTGAATCCAAAGAAACAGATACTGAGAGAAAAATGGGACGACCTAAGAAAAAAATTCCCAGCTATAAGGAAATAGATGAAACTGGGGAATTTTCTGAGGCAAGTTCTGATGAGAGAAATGGCTATTCTGTGAATGAAGAAGAGGGAGAAATTGGTGAATTTGAAGATGATGAATTTAGTGGTGCTGTTGGGGCTCCACCTGTAAATAATGACCAGTCAGAAGAAGATGGTGCACTTGGTGATGATGGGTATGAGGATGCCCAGGCTTCAGAACACATTAGAAACAACCACTTACTTGAAGAAGGTGGTTCTTCAGGATCATCATTGGATAGTCGTAGACCAACACAGATGGTCTCTCCAATATCTCCTCAGAAATTTGGATCTCTCTCTGCATTAGATGCTAGGCCTGGTTCTGCTGCAAGAAGACTG TCCGATGATTTGGAGGAAGGTGAAATTGCAGGATCGGGAGATTCTCACATGGACCACCAGCAATCTGAAAGTTGGAATCATGATCGCGATGAAGGCGAAGACGAACAAGTTGTCCAACCCAAGATAAAACGAAAGCGCAGTATTCGGGTTCGACCTCGTCAAACTGTGGAAAGAGTAGAGGAGAAATCGGCCACTGGAGTGCCTCTTCTCCAGCGTGGAGGCTCATCTCTGTTGCCTTTCCAGCTGGACCAAAAATACCAATCACAACTGAGGACTGATACTGAAAGAAAACCAACATGTGAGCGCAATGCGTTCAGGCATGATCCAAATGATTCGTCTTCAAAAAGTAGGAGGAACTTACCGCCAAGAAAAATAGCTAATACATCAAAGTTGCATGCATCAGTGAAGCCTGGTCGAATGAATTCTATGTCTGCTCCTTCAGAAGATGCTGGCAAACCCTCCAGAGAGAGCTGGGACAGTAAACTGGTTAATACATGTGGGTCTTCAAATTTTGGTGCTATGATGTCTGATGTCATCCAAAGAAAG TGCAAAAATGTGATTAGCAAGCTTCAGAGGAGAATAGATAAGGAGGGTCAACATATAGTACCACTTTTGACGGACTTGTGGAAGAGAATTGAAAACTCTGGTTATGCAGGTGGAAGTGGAAGCAATCAGTTGGATTTCCGGAAGATTGATCAGCGTGTTGACAGATTAGAGTACGGTGGAGTTATGGAGCTTATTTCAGACGTGCAGCTAGTTTTAAAGAGTGCCATGCATTTTTACGGGTTTTCACATGAG GTCAGATCTGAAGCAAAGAAAGTACACGATCTGTTTTTCGACTTGTTGAAGATGGTATTTACAGATACAGATTTCCAGGAAGCTAGAAATTCATTATCTTTCTTTAGTCCAGCATCTACCTCCACCTCGGGTCCCTCCTCTAGACAGGTAGCTGTTGGCAAGAGACAGAAGCAGATGACGGACGTAGAATCTGATTCAGGCTTGACTCAAAAGTCATTACAACAACGTGGACCCACCCATACTGGTGAGGAAACAAGGATTAGAGTGCAGTTGCCCCAAAAGGAATCGAGGCTTGGGAGTGGAAGTACCAGGGAACCATATCAACAAGGTGATTCTCTTCCAACTCATCCGGGTGAGCTGGTTACTTGCAAGAAGAAGAGGAAAGACAGGGAAAAGTCTATGGTAAAGCCTAGGACTGGATCTGTTGGCCCCATTTCATCCCCGAGTATAGTTCGCAACATCAGGAGTCCAACAGCAGGGTCAGTCTCTAAGGATGTGAGACCGACCCAACAGACCACCCATCAGCCTTGGCCCAACCAACCTGCTCATCTGTCAAATGGTAGTAGTGGGAGTGTTGGTTGGGCCAATCCTGTGAAGAAGTTGAGAACAGACACAG CTACTGGTTCAGAAACCTGTCATAATTTCTATATAGGATCGAAATAA